One segment of Alistipes finegoldii DSM 17242 DNA contains the following:
- a CDS encoding manganese catalase family protein: MFYHSKELQFKARVSRPDPRFARLLLEQFGGGNGELKAAMQYFVQAFACHNPYPDKYDMLMDIATEELGHLEIVGATIQMLLAGVNGNLKDAAERNDVFGESISKDDFIHSAFSINPQFGVLTGGGPRLTDSNGVPWQGSYVNANSDLTVDLRSDIAAESRAKIVYEYLMQFTDDKDVLATLNFLMTREVAHFQQFEAALGTIQPNFPPGVLQSDPRYSNIYSNHSTGEDARGPWNEGESTGLGEEWLYVEDPREQVLETDGLTQLKPQGTPRTEASVRSADKKLSKERSGEIRKATPEKNLRWCEYEPQDTKASRRQPVEQD, encoded by the coding sequence ATGTTTTACCATTCCAAAGAACTCCAGTTCAAAGCGCGGGTGTCAAGACCCGATCCCCGCTTCGCGCGGCTGCTGCTCGAACAATTCGGCGGCGGCAACGGCGAGCTGAAAGCCGCGATGCAGTATTTCGTGCAGGCGTTCGCCTGCCACAACCCCTATCCGGACAAATACGACATGCTGATGGATATCGCCACCGAAGAGCTGGGCCACCTCGAAATCGTCGGCGCCACGATCCAGATGCTGCTCGCCGGCGTCAACGGCAACCTGAAGGATGCGGCCGAGCGCAACGACGTCTTCGGCGAAAGCATTTCGAAGGACGATTTCATCCATTCGGCCTTTTCGATCAATCCGCAGTTCGGCGTACTGACGGGCGGCGGTCCGCGTCTCACCGACAGCAACGGCGTGCCGTGGCAAGGCTCCTACGTCAATGCCAACAGCGACCTGACGGTCGATCTGCGTTCGGACATAGCCGCCGAATCGCGCGCCAAGATCGTCTACGAATACCTGATGCAGTTCACCGACGACAAAGACGTGCTGGCGACGCTCAACTTCCTGATGACACGCGAAGTGGCGCACTTCCAGCAGTTCGAAGCGGCGCTGGGGACCATCCAGCCCAACTTCCCGCCGGGAGTGCTCCAGAGCGATCCCCGCTACAGCAACATCTACTCCAATCATTCGACGGGAGAGGATGCCCGCGGCCCGTGGAACGAGGGCGAAAGCACCGGACTGGGCGAAGAGTGGCTCTATGTCGAGGACCCGCGCGAGCAGGTGCTCGAAACCGACGGACTCACGCAGCTCAAACCGCAGGGAACACCCCGCACCGAAGCTTCGGTGCGCAGTGCGGACAAGAAACTCAGCAAGGAGCGCAGCGGCGAAATCCGCAAGGCGACGCCGGAGAAGAACCTCCGGTGGTGCGAGTACGAACCGCAAGACACCAAGGCGTCCCGCCGCCAGCCGGTCGAACAGGACTAA
- a CDS encoding spondin domain-containing protein, producing MKKKYFFTAFAAALLFAGFAFTACDDDDDNSAPGTKPTIKFENVIPTKNYVQSGTFAAVAPGATTSFTFHAAKGQRLMFATMYSYSNDLFFAPENPGIALFNDAGVPYTGVIANAVKLWDNGTRVNEQPGPNVNHPGVAQAGVVSEVNGTDTEGHTYPAASSLLQVSLTFDAVQSLFTCTISNISNGTSNETPFSGGVFVVSNMLDGKLVMEKPFFNVDQKSGVELTKLAEAGNVDPLKSLVADQTGIITTLHGAIVVVYTGNTNPIYQLGQKDAQLGLAALAQRGDPGQLKASLEKVPQVRKIYTITKTALPGESMECTYEAAANEKVAFATMFGYSNDWFFANGPELNALTKGDITSKTVLLDDGTAVSQYPGAGNAQSVFGGTLMPEDKAISAVGDTYPVPAVDGIVKITIY from the coding sequence ATGAAAAAAAAGTACTTTTTCACCGCATTCGCTGCGGCTTTGCTTTTCGCAGGATTCGCCTTTACGGCCTGTGACGACGATGACGACAACAGCGCCCCCGGCACGAAGCCGACGATCAAGTTCGAAAACGTAATCCCGACGAAGAATTACGTTCAGAGCGGCACGTTCGCCGCCGTCGCTCCCGGTGCGACGACCTCGTTCACATTCCATGCGGCCAAAGGACAGCGGCTGATGTTCGCCACGATGTATTCCTATTCCAACGACCTGTTCTTCGCCCCTGAGAATCCGGGCATCGCACTCTTCAACGATGCGGGCGTCCCCTATACCGGCGTCATAGCCAATGCCGTGAAACTCTGGGACAACGGAACCCGCGTCAACGAACAGCCCGGCCCCAACGTCAACCATCCGGGCGTAGCTCAGGCCGGCGTAGTGAGCGAGGTGAACGGTACGGACACGGAGGGTCACACCTACCCGGCGGCTTCGAGCCTGCTTCAGGTAAGTCTGACTTTCGACGCCGTACAGTCGCTGTTCACCTGCACGATCTCCAACATCTCTAACGGCACCTCGAACGAGACTCCGTTCTCCGGCGGCGTATTCGTCGTATCGAACATGCTCGACGGCAAGCTGGTGATGGAGAAGCCGTTCTTCAACGTCGATCAGAAATCGGGCGTGGAGCTGACCAAACTGGCCGAAGCGGGCAACGTCGATCCCCTGAAGTCGCTCGTAGCCGATCAGACGGGAATCATCACCACGCTGCACGGCGCCATCGTAGTAGTCTACACGGGCAACACCAACCCGATCTATCAGCTGGGACAGAAAGACGCACAGCTCGGTCTGGCGGCTCTCGCACAGCGCGGCGATCCGGGACAGCTGAAAGCTTCGCTCGAAAAAGTCCCGCAGGTGCGCAAGATCTACACGATTACGAAGACCGCCCTGCCGGGCGAGAGCATGGAATGCACCTATGAGGCCGCAGCCAACGAAAAGGTAGCGTTCGCAACGATGTTCGGCTATTCGAACGACTGGTTCTTCGCCAACGGTCCTGAGCTTAACGCACTGACCAAAGGCGACATAACGAGCAAGACCGTCCTGCTCGACGACGGTACGGCCGTAAGCCAGTATCCCGGCGCCGGCAATGCCCAGTCCGTATTCGGCGGAACGCTGATGCCCGAAGACAAGGCCATCAGCGCAGTCGGCGACACCTACCCGGTTCCCGCCGTCGACGGAATCGTCAAGATAACGATCTACTAA
- a CDS encoding VIT1/CCC1 transporter family protein → MTKNLLTLQRDETTLCEVYRRLAGLEKDPVRRRTLLRIMQDERRHCEVLRSRTGRTVTPDPKRVLWYVGMVRVLGRAFVVRQMEQCEKGTAASYSRYPEREEFVRIASEERRHGEKLTTLAGGMRLCYISSVVLGLNDALVEFTGALAGFTLALNEPRLVALTGGITGIAAALSMAASEYLATKSEKGREKHPLRAAVCTGVTYLVTVAILILPYLLFSSALAALGVMLLAALTVIALFNYYYAVVRCESFRRRFFEMALLSFGIAGISFLIGYILKLFTGADV, encoded by the coding sequence ATGACAAAAAACCTTTTGACCCTGCAACGGGACGAGACTACCTTGTGCGAAGTTTACCGCCGGCTGGCCGGACTGGAAAAGGATCCGGTCCGCCGACGGACGCTGCTGCGTATCATGCAGGACGAAAGACGGCATTGCGAGGTCCTCAGAAGCCGTACGGGCCGTACGGTGACTCCCGATCCCAAACGTGTTTTGTGGTATGTGGGCATGGTCAGGGTGCTGGGACGGGCTTTCGTGGTCCGGCAGATGGAGCAGTGTGAGAAAGGCACGGCGGCAAGCTATTCGCGCTATCCCGAACGCGAGGAGTTCGTGCGGATAGCTTCGGAGGAGAGACGTCACGGGGAGAAGCTGACGACGCTGGCCGGCGGGATGCGATTGTGCTACATAAGTTCGGTCGTGCTGGGGTTGAATGATGCTTTGGTCGAGTTCACGGGCGCGCTGGCCGGATTCACGCTGGCGCTGAACGAGCCGCGGCTCGTGGCGCTTACGGGCGGCATCACGGGCATTGCCGCGGCCCTTTCGATGGCGGCTTCCGAGTACCTTGCGACCAAGTCGGAAAAGGGCCGGGAGAAGCATCCGCTTCGGGCTGCGGTCTGCACCGGGGTCACCTATCTGGTGACGGTCGCCATACTGATACTTCCCTATCTGCTCTTTTCGAGTGCGCTTGCCGCGCTGGGAGTCATGCTTCTGGCGGCCCTTACCGTGATCGCCCTGTTCAATTACTATTACGCCGTGGTCCGGTGCGAGAGTTTCAGACGGCGTTTTTTCGAAATGGCCCTGCTGAGTTTCGGCATCGCCGGAATCAGCTTCCTGATCGGCTATATCCTCAAACTGTTTACGGGTGCGGACGTATGA
- a CDS encoding PepSY-like domain-containing protein produces MKKILLLVAAAVFAFAVSAAPQKVDFGKLPKNSQEFIQKNFPGEKVKAVEMDREASWDKYTVYFNSGNQVSFEGGSGDCSQIIMKNGSVPMSVIPAKIKTYAGNNYAGQRIVMMETTADGYKVALADKTVLDFDKDGNFTKATK; encoded by the coding sequence ATGAAAAAAATTCTTTTACTCGTCGCGGCTGCGGTATTTGCTTTTGCCGTAAGCGCTGCTCCCCAGAAGGTGGATTTCGGTAAACTGCCGAAGAACTCGCAGGAATTCATTCAGAAAAATTTCCCCGGCGAAAAGGTGAAGGCCGTGGAGATGGACCGCGAGGCGTCGTGGGACAAGTACACTGTCTACTTCAACAGCGGCAACCAAGTCTCTTTCGAGGGCGGCAGCGGCGATTGCTCGCAGATCATCATGAAGAACGGTTCGGTTCCCATGTCGGTGATTCCCGCCAAGATCAAGACCTATGCAGGCAACAACTATGCGGGGCAGCGGATCGTCATGATGGAGACGACCGCCGACGGCTACAAGGTGGCCCTCGCGGACAAGACGGTACTCGATTTCGATAAGGACGGCAACTTTACGAAAGCTACGAAATAG
- a CDS encoding SOS response-associated peptidase — translation MCYHIFLAAGPEELARHFGRKADLIRNLRPPLRACAFSHLPYPVLIGDEQIRYSRWGLIPYWLRRPEDVVTVRNQTVNARAETIFENASFRVPIRQRRCLVPVSGFYGWRHEQHRKIPLYVTLKERPLFSLAGIYDRWYCRATAAWTTTFSIITTEANPLMRYVNNANGRMPVILRPDDESRWLTPALSDAQIVALLKPYPEQELHSEPVRCDFMHEVAADPGILVPA, via the coding sequence ATGTGTTATCATATTTTCCTCGCTGCCGGGCCTGAGGAGCTTGCCCGGCATTTCGGCCGGAAGGCCGATCTGATCCGTAATCTCCGTCCGCCCTTGCGTGCCTGCGCGTTTTCGCATCTCCCCTATCCGGTCCTGATCGGGGACGAGCAGATCCGGTATTCCCGGTGGGGGCTGATTCCCTATTGGCTGCGCAGACCGGAGGATGTCGTGACGGTCCGCAACCAGACGGTCAACGCCCGTGCGGAAACCATTTTCGAAAACGCGTCGTTCCGGGTTCCGATCCGTCAGAGACGGTGTCTGGTTCCCGTGAGCGGATTCTACGGGTGGCGCCATGAACAGCATCGTAAGATCCCCTTGTACGTGACCCTGAAGGAGCGTCCTCTCTTCTCATTGGCCGGGATTTACGATCGCTGGTACTGCCGTGCGACCGCTGCGTGGACGACGACATTCTCGATAATCACTACCGAAGCCAATCCGTTGATGCGCTACGTCAACAACGCCAACGGCCGGATGCCCGTCATTCTCCGTCCCGACGATGAGAGCCGCTGGCTCACTCCCGCGCTGTCCGATGCGCAGATCGTCGCCCTGCTCAAACCTTATCCGGAGCAGGAGCTGCACAGCGAACCCGTGCGGTGCGACTTCATGCACGAAGTCGCTGCCGATCCGGGCATACTCGTACCGGCTTAG
- a CDS encoding GlsB/YeaQ/YmgE family stress response membrane protein: MYFLWYLLIGLAAGWIASLIFKGSGSGLLVNLIVGLIGGILGGWLVSLFGWVPTGTWGTFLSSIIGAIVLLWIVSLFTRHKPAKTM, translated from the coding sequence ATGTATTTCTTATGGTATTTACTCATCGGCTTGGCGGCCGGATGGATCGCCAGCCTGATTTTCAAGGGCAGCGGCTCCGGATTGCTGGTCAATCTGATCGTCGGTCTGATCGGCGGCATTCTGGGCGGCTGGCTCGTTTCTTTGTTCGGATGGGTTCCGACGGGCACATGGGGAACTTTCCTCTCGTCGATCATCGGCGCCATCGTCCTGCTGTGGATCGTATCGCTGTTCACACGGCACAAACCCGCTAAAACGATGTAA
- the pulA gene encoding type I pullulanase, translating into MTTQQNRPATGQPDAFDKYPCYYGSDLELAYTPQRSVFTLWAPTADKVRLNLYASGEGGEPEERLEMRPSDDGTWRVAAERDLKGTFYTFQIEKEGKWLDETPGIWAKAVGVNGDRAAVIDLRETDPEGWEADRAPELKMYSDIILYELHHRDFSVAPDSGIENKGKFLALTETGTKTPQGEASGLDHLKELGVTHIHILPSFDYATVDEARLNDKTYNWGYDPKNYNVPEGSYSTDPADPAARIREFKQMVQSLHRNGMRIVLDVVYNHTASVEHSNFNLTVPGYFYRHNADGSYSDASGCGNETASERAMVRHYIVESVKFWAKEYHIDGFRFDLMGIHDIETMNRIREELSKIDPTIFIYGEGWLAADSPLPPEKRAVRDHVGQMEGIAVFCDDFRDAVRGSTFDEHACGYASGNIGGHYEPVKFGIVGATQHPQVDYNGLLYSSVPYAAAPSQAVNFVASHDGYTVIDKLRLSVTGDRAEEELLPIDKLIHTILLTAQGIPFIRAGEEMMQDKQGEPNSFRSPDAVNQIDWALKAEHRGLFDYIRQLIALRKAHPAFRIPTAEGLRQWLRFLDTGDSGVIAYTLGEHANGDAWKEILVAYNGNRHPAEFRIPEAERIVVCRDGRIDPDSRERLSGEVVRMAPSSALIAYCE; encoded by the coding sequence ATGACGACTCAGCAAAACCGTCCCGCGACCGGCCAGCCGGATGCGTTCGACAAATATCCCTGTTATTACGGGAGCGATCTGGAGCTGGCGTACACTCCCCAGCGTTCCGTCTTTACACTTTGGGCGCCCACGGCCGACAAGGTCCGGCTGAACCTCTACGCTTCGGGCGAAGGCGGGGAACCGGAGGAGCGGCTGGAGATGCGGCCCTCCGACGACGGGACATGGCGCGTCGCCGCGGAGCGCGATCTGAAAGGGACTTTCTATACCTTCCAGATCGAGAAAGAGGGGAAATGGCTGGACGAAACGCCCGGCATCTGGGCCAAGGCGGTCGGCGTAAACGGCGACCGGGCGGCCGTAATCGACCTGCGCGAGACCGATCCCGAAGGCTGGGAGGCGGACCGTGCGCCCGAACTGAAAATGTATTCCGACATCATTCTCTACGAACTGCACCACCGCGACTTCAGCGTCGCCCCCGATTCCGGGATCGAAAACAAAGGCAAATTCCTCGCCCTGACCGAAACCGGCACCAAGACACCCCAAGGGGAGGCGTCGGGACTGGACCACCTCAAAGAGCTGGGCGTAACGCACATACACATCCTGCCCTCCTTCGATTACGCGACCGTGGACGAAGCCCGACTGAACGACAAGACCTACAACTGGGGATACGACCCGAAGAACTACAACGTTCCGGAAGGCAGTTACTCCACCGATCCGGCCGACCCCGCGGCACGCATCCGGGAGTTCAAGCAAATGGTGCAAAGCCTGCACCGGAACGGCATGCGCATCGTTCTCGACGTGGTCTACAACCACACGGCCTCGGTGGAGCATTCGAATTTCAACCTTACCGTCCCCGGCTACTTTTACCGCCACAACGCCGACGGCTCCTATTCCGACGCCTCCGGCTGCGGCAACGAAACGGCTTCGGAGCGCGCGATGGTGCGGCACTACATCGTCGAGTCCGTCAAATTCTGGGCGAAGGAGTACCATATCGACGGCTTCCGGTTCGACCTGATGGGCATACACGACATCGAGACGATGAACCGCATCCGGGAGGAGCTGTCGAAAATCGACCCGACCATCTTCATCTACGGCGAGGGGTGGCTTGCGGCCGACTCTCCCCTGCCGCCGGAAAAACGCGCCGTGCGGGACCACGTCGGACAGATGGAGGGCATCGCCGTTTTCTGCGACGACTTCCGCGACGCCGTGCGGGGCAGCACGTTCGACGAACACGCCTGCGGATACGCTTCCGGAAATATCGGCGGACACTACGAACCCGTAAAATTCGGGATCGTCGGCGCCACGCAGCATCCTCAGGTAGATTACAACGGACTGCTATACAGCTCCGTGCCCTACGCGGCCGCCCCGTCCCAAGCGGTCAACTTCGTCGCCAGCCACGACGGTTACACGGTCATCGACAAACTGCGGCTCTCCGTCACGGGCGACCGGGCAGAAGAGGAGCTGCTCCCGATCGACAAACTGATACACACCATCCTGCTCACGGCGCAGGGTATTCCCTTTATCCGCGCCGGCGAGGAGATGATGCAGGACAAGCAGGGCGAACCGAACAGCTTCCGCTCGCCCGATGCCGTCAACCAAATCGACTGGGCGCTGAAAGCCGAACACCGCGGGCTGTTCGACTACATCCGGCAACTGATCGCCCTGCGCAAAGCGCATCCGGCGTTCCGCATCCCGACGGCCGAAGGGCTGCGGCAGTGGCTCCGGTTCCTCGACACGGGCGATTCGGGCGTGATCGCCTATACTTTGGGCGAACACGCCAACGGCGATGCGTGGAAAGAGATACTGGTGGCCTACAACGGCAACCGCCATCCGGCCGAATTCCGGATTCCCGAAGCGGAGCGGATCGTGGTCTGCCGCGACGGCCGGATCGATCCCGACAGCCGCGAGCGTCTCTCCGGAGAGGTCGTCCGCATGGCCCCCTCCTCGGCGCTTATCGCATACTGCGAATAA
- a CDS encoding mechanosensitive ion channel family protein → MLEYEIWGNTVQTWVVSILIVIGAFVVVKLLSLLGRKVIKPFIARTNNRVDDIIYYSLEAPLKFAVMLLGIWIAIHRLVYPDQLVKYVDNAYRILIILDITWVLARLSTALLQQYWGQRSDGHAVKMMPVVRRTILVLIWIIGLVTALSNVGVDINALWGTLGIGGIAFALAAQDTVKNIFGAFTIFTDKPFGIGDTINVNGLEGTVIDVGMRSTRILGYDRRITSYPNYKITDASIVNISSEPMRRAMVKLGLTYDTGAEKMKQALEILRAIPAKIKDVSGNPSDVTAYFSDYTDSALVVTFYYYIEKQGDVLKTTSDVNLEILDSFAKAGLTFAFPTRTLLVHQDDAEKAGGEPAAADGTQIQNS, encoded by the coding sequence ATGTTGGAATATGAAATTTGGGGAAATACGGTCCAGACATGGGTCGTTTCCATACTCATCGTAATAGGGGCGTTCGTCGTCGTAAAACTGCTCTCCCTGCTGGGCAGGAAGGTCATAAAGCCGTTTATCGCCCGCACGAACAACCGGGTGGACGACATCATCTACTACTCCCTCGAAGCGCCCCTGAAATTCGCCGTGATGCTGCTGGGCATCTGGATCGCCATTCACCGGCTGGTCTATCCCGACCAGTTGGTGAAGTACGTAGACAACGCCTACCGCATACTGATCATACTGGACATAACGTGGGTCCTCGCACGTCTCTCCACGGCCCTGCTCCAGCAGTACTGGGGACAAAGGTCGGACGGCCATGCGGTGAAAATGATGCCGGTGGTCAGGCGGACGATTCTGGTCCTGATCTGGATCATCGGTCTGGTAACGGCCCTGAGCAACGTGGGTGTCGACATCAATGCGTTGTGGGGTACGCTGGGCATCGGCGGCATCGCCTTCGCGCTGGCCGCGCAGGACACGGTGAAGAACATCTTCGGCGCATTCACCATCTTTACGGACAAGCCTTTCGGCATCGGCGACACGATCAACGTGAACGGACTGGAGGGAACCGTGATCGACGTGGGCATGCGCAGCACGCGGATACTGGGCTACGACCGGCGCATCACGAGCTATCCGAACTACAAGATCACGGACGCCTCCATCGTCAACATCTCCTCGGAGCCGATGCGGCGGGCCATGGTGAAGCTGGGGCTGACCTACGACACGGGAGCCGAAAAGATGAAACAGGCGCTGGAGATACTGCGGGCCATCCCCGCGAAAATCAAGGACGTTTCCGGAAATCCGTCGGACGTCACGGCCTACTTCTCGGACTACACCGACTCGGCGCTGGTCGTCACGTTCTACTACTACATCGAGAAGCAGGGCGACGTCCTGAAAACGACATCGGACGTGAATCTGGAGATCCTCGACTCCTTCGCCAAAGCGGGACTCACATTCGCCTTCCCCACACGCACGCTGCTCGTGCATCAGGACGACGCGGAAAAAGCCGGCGGCGAACCGGCAGCCGCAGACGGTACGCAAATTCAGAACTCCTAA
- a CDS encoding STM3941 family protein: protein MRMIIHKSRKKAVCITVAGLLAGIAGGLVLYYVRDVVLGWCFVITAGFALLYGMGSLFERRPYIVLTEYGITEPFAIREQIEWDAVLYADDFYFRGQYWVRLLLGRDYKPQLIRPAWFWRFDRLYESKGVKAVYIRTMGLEVDSMRLAALIRRMKEADMSERIGLLREFRSE, encoded by the coding sequence ATGAGGATGATAATTCATAAATCGAGGAAGAAGGCGGTGTGTATCACCGTCGCAGGGCTGCTTGCGGGCATCGCCGGCGGACTTGTTCTGTACTATGTCCGCGACGTCGTTCTGGGGTGGTGTTTCGTGATAACGGCGGGCTTCGCCCTGTTGTACGGCATGGGATCGCTGTTCGAACGCCGCCCCTATATCGTCCTGACCGAATACGGCATCACCGAACCGTTCGCGATCCGCGAGCAGATCGAGTGGGATGCCGTCCTTTACGCGGACGACTTCTATTTCCGGGGCCAGTACTGGGTCCGGCTGCTGCTCGGCCGCGACTACAAGCCGCAGCTCATAAGGCCGGCTTGGTTCTGGCGGTTCGACCGTCTCTACGAGTCGAAAGGCGTCAAGGCGGTTTATATCCGTACGATGGGACTGGAGGTCGATTCGATGCGGCTGGCCGCACTGATCCGCAGGATGAAAGAGGCGGATATGTCCGAGAGGATCGGACTGCTCAGGGAATTCCGTTCGGAGTGA